From a single Acidobacteriota bacterium genomic region:
- the yaiO gene encoding YaiO family outer membrane beta-barrel protein has translation MKPLLLILLALIITFPVSAQDEVPDTEQAPAPVEQRDPQPVSYEVATSFTQEKLSKGKGEWRTATFTFERRKGRRQIIWGTYRMSDRTGVRDSEIIGGIYQRLPNKWAITAEGMYSSTNQFVGKYSFMGEIEKDIGGGTVLHGGVRYTAYRGVKATTGYGLVEKYWGANRLAYTLYTTHLTNAGTAPSHRLQYNRYFGERGNTVGGAYSFGREHENLGPTVGILRTQTQSLSLSGRFWLNERIGIAVDGWFHQQGDLFNRGGINVGTRFRF, from the coding sequence ATGAAACCGCTCCTCCTGATCCTTCTCGCTTTGATCATCACCTTTCCGGTGTCCGCGCAAGATGAAGTGCCGGACACGGAGCAAGCCCCTGCGCCCGTTGAGCAGCGCGACCCACAGCCCGTCAGCTACGAGGTTGCGACCAGTTTTACTCAGGAGAAGCTCTCAAAGGGCAAAGGTGAATGGCGCACGGCTACCTTTACCTTCGAACGCCGAAAGGGCCGCAGACAGATCATTTGGGGCACCTATCGAATGAGTGACCGGACCGGCGTCCGCGATTCCGAGATCATTGGCGGCATTTACCAGCGTCTTCCGAACAAATGGGCCATAACCGCCGAGGGAATGTACTCCTCAACGAATCAGTTCGTCGGGAAATACTCCTTCATGGGCGAGATAGAAAAAGACATCGGCGGTGGAACGGTTCTTCACGGCGGCGTTCGATACACGGCTTATCGCGGGGTCAAGGCAACGACCGGGTACGGACTTGTCGAAAAATACTGGGGGGCGAACCGTCTCGCCTACACGCTTTACACGACGCACCTTACCAACGCCGGCACGGCCCCGTCACATCGGCTTCAGTACAATCGCTACTTTGGCGAACGCGGCAACACCGTCGGCGGTGCCTATTCCTTTGGCCGCGAGCACGAGAACCTCGGCCCGACTGTCGGCATCCTCAGAACTCAAACGCAAAGCCTCTCCCTTTCAGGCCGGTTCTGGCTCAACGAACGGATCGGTATCGCCGTTGACGGTTGGTTCCACCAGCAGGGCGACCTGTTCAATCGTGGAGGAATTAACGTTGGAACACGATTTCGCTTCTAG
- a CDS encoding HEAT repeat domain-containing protein, translating into MEHDFASSPVPAEIALWTGYAFGAVGVGCTLLLVFLRRRARSLSKKRTTIAGSLEPLLFQATENISLSTEAGLGDQAAESALYPELAKLKDPLAVLETWNYLHESLDGEATAGLNRFARQIGIPDIAHSMLGSLMIDRKLLAINTLGNLGDREGYEAVAPLIDDRDPIVSYWSWRALVRIDVERALSETLVKIEERTDWSPVFVAEILQRIDPDILSEPLCRLVSDAYDRGLEERQMSRLISYLSFAHIFDSADVITRIFTETDHKEVLIACLRLLPDFEPALRPRVREMIRDHRWEVRLQAISTLSRFHEPDDLPLLLEALDDQEWWVRYRAAGTILDLPEFAENGIEPIVNRLPSNFARDMLRQVAAERSLICFKPKPQTLSR; encoded by the coding sequence TTGGAACACGATTTCGCTTCTAGCCCAGTTCCGGCCGAGATAGCTCTTTGGACCGGATATGCATTCGGGGCAGTCGGTGTCGGATGCACTCTGCTGCTTGTCTTTCTCAGGCGACGAGCTAGATCGCTTTCTAAGAAGCGGACAACGATCGCCGGATCGCTTGAACCGCTGCTTTTCCAAGCGACCGAAAATATTTCCCTTTCAACAGAGGCTGGACTCGGCGATCAGGCGGCCGAAAGCGCCCTCTATCCCGAGCTCGCAAAACTCAAAGATCCGCTTGCCGTATTGGAGACATGGAACTATCTCCACGAATCGCTTGACGGTGAGGCAACAGCCGGCCTTAATCGCTTTGCGAGACAGATCGGTATCCCGGACATTGCACATTCGATGCTCGGCAGCCTCATGATCGACCGTAAACTGCTGGCGATCAACACGCTCGGAAATCTCGGTGACCGCGAAGGCTACGAGGCGGTGGCTCCTCTGATCGACGACCGCGACCCGATCGTCTCGTATTGGTCTTGGCGGGCTTTGGTAAGGATCGACGTCGAACGGGCACTTTCGGAAACACTTGTAAAGATCGAGGAACGCACGGATTGGTCGCCCGTCTTCGTCGCCGAGATCCTCCAGCGGATCGATCCGGACATACTCTCCGAGCCGCTTTGCCGGCTTGTATCCGACGCGTATGATCGAGGGCTCGAGGAAAGGCAGATGTCGCGTCTTATCTCGTACCTTAGCTTTGCCCATATCTTCGACAGCGCAGATGTCATTACCCGCATCTTCACCGAAACTGACCATAAGGAGGTGCTTATTGCCTGCCTGCGGTTACTCCCGGATTTCGAGCCCGCTCTCCGGCCGCGGGTTCGCGAGATGATCCGCGACCACCGCTGGGAAGTGCGGCTACAGGCTATTTCAACTCTCAGTCGCTTTCACGAACCCGACGATCTCCCGCTCTTACTTGAAGCCCTCGATGATCAGGAATGGTGGGTCCGCTATCGTGCCGCCGGAACTATCCTCGACCTACCCGAATTTGCCGAGAATGGAATCGAGCCGATTGTTAACAGGCTGCCGAGTAATTTCGCTCGCGATATGCTACGGCAGGTTGCCGCAGAGCGTTCCCTCATATGCTTCAAGCCGAAGCCACAAACTTTGTCAAGATAA
- the uvrC gene encoding excinuclease ABC subunit UvrC → MTLDEKLKNLPTAAGIYIHKSSAGKILYVGKAKNLRNRIRSYFQASRNLDWKTQQLVRQIADFEVIVVDSEVEALVLESNLIKKHKPRFNVMLKDDKQYPHLKLTNEPFPKVVLTRRVVKDGGSYYGPFLPVTLARKTLNLINRTFQLRTCDIEIDGRLPRPCLEYHLKRCLGPCVKGLCTQKEYEEAARDVKLLLEGKNKELAEQLEERMWRFAEEDKYELAAKFRDLHRTVLQLADQQKMAITADTDIDIFGFYRENQRLALQLFTMREGRIVGRREFFWEDLPEDDSFSASEFLGDVLLQYYSTDFVPLEIHVPQDFEDRGPLEQLLIERRGRRVKILDPKRGRKKDLITLVEKNAQIAFEQRFRVLKPDSEKVLGELQEVLELSYFPERIESFDISNISGAENVAGIAVFENGKPARSLYRRFIIKTVEGSNDVASMNEAVLRRYRRMMEEGGRLPELVFIDGGKGQLGAAAAAMRELDLEQIMLVGLVKPPKRHNEISHLLVHGREDRPIPFDRNSLAFRLILQIREETHKTAVEFHRKRREKRDFTSELSEIPGIGEKRKMRLLKNFGSIERIAKASLEELRPFLGEKAANSVVEHFDRQRSLVKTPPSD, encoded by the coding sequence GTGACGCTCGACGAGAAACTAAAAAACCTGCCCACCGCCGCCGGGATCTATATCCACAAAAGCTCGGCCGGGAAGATCCTCTACGTCGGCAAGGCAAAGAACCTTCGCAACCGCATTCGCTCATATTTTCAGGCAAGCCGAAACCTCGATTGGAAAACGCAGCAGCTCGTCCGGCAGATCGCCGACTTTGAGGTCATCGTCGTCGATAGCGAGGTTGAGGCTCTCGTTCTTGAATCGAACCTGATCAAAAAACACAAGCCGCGGTTCAACGTGATGCTTAAGGATGACAAGCAGTATCCGCATCTGAAGCTGACGAATGAACCGTTCCCGAAGGTTGTGCTGACCCGCCGCGTGGTCAAGGATGGCGGCAGTTACTACGGACCGTTTCTGCCCGTAACCCTTGCGAGAAAGACACTTAACCTCATCAACCGGACGTTTCAGCTCCGCACCTGTGATATCGAGATCGATGGCCGCCTGCCGCGTCCCTGTCTTGAATATCATCTAAAGCGGTGCCTCGGGCCCTGCGTAAAGGGGCTTTGCACGCAGAAGGAATACGAGGAGGCGGCACGTGACGTGAAGCTGCTGCTCGAGGGCAAGAACAAGGAACTCGCCGAGCAGCTTGAGGAGAGGATGTGGCGGTTTGCCGAGGAAGATAAATACGAACTTGCGGCGAAGTTTCGCGACCTGCACCGCACCGTCCTACAACTCGCCGATCAGCAAAAGATGGCGATCACGGCCGACACGGACATCGACATCTTCGGCTTTTATCGCGAGAATCAACGGCTTGCACTTCAGCTCTTCACGATGCGCGAAGGCCGCATAGTCGGCCGCCGCGAGTTCTTTTGGGAAGACCTGCCCGAGGATGACTCCTTCAGTGCGTCTGAGTTTCTCGGCGATGTTTTGCTGCAATATTATTCGACCGATTTCGTCCCGCTTGAGATCCACGTTCCGCAGGATTTCGAGGACCGCGGGCCGCTGGAGCAGCTTCTGATCGAACGCCGCGGCCGCCGCGTAAAGATCCTCGACCCCAAACGCGGCCGCAAGAAAGACCTGATCACGCTTGTCGAAAAGAACGCGCAGATCGCCTTCGAGCAACGTTTCCGCGTTCTCAAACCAGATTCTGAAAAGGTCCTCGGTGAACTACAGGAAGTGCTCGAGCTTTCTTACTTTCCCGAGCGGATCGAATCATTCGATATCTCGAACATTTCGGGAGCCGAGAACGTCGCCGGCATTGCGGTATTCGAGAACGGCAAGCCCGCCCGCTCGCTTTATCGCCGGTTCATCATCAAGACGGTTGAAGGAAGCAATGACGTGGCGTCGATGAACGAGGCTGTGCTTCGGCGGTATCGGCGGATGATGGAAGAAGGCGGGCGGCTGCCCGAACTCGTCTTTATCGACGGCGGCAAAGGCCAGCTTGGTGCTGCCGCGGCCGCGATGCGCGAACTCGACCTTGAGCAGATAATGCTCGTTGGGCTGGTCAAGCCGCCGAAACGGCACAACGAGATCTCGCACCTTCTGGTTCATGGCCGCGAGGACCGGCCGATACCGTTTGACCGCAACTCGCTTGCTTTCCGGCTGATACTTCAGATACGCGAGGAAACTCACAAAACGGCGGTCGAATTTCACCGCAAGCGGCGTGAAAAACGCGACTTCACCTCGGAGCTTTCGGAGATACCCGGTATTGGCGAAAAGCGCAAGATGCGGCTGCTGAAAAACTTCGGCTCGATCGAACGTATCGCCAAAGCCTCGCTCGAGGAACTTCGGCCCTTTCTAGGAGAAAAGGCTGCGAACTCGGTCGTCGAACACTTTGACCGGCAGCGCAGCCTCGTTAAAACCCCGCCAAGCGACTAG
- a CDS encoding Gfo/Idh/MocA family oxidoreductase: protein MEIAKKLRAAAIGVGSLGRHHARNYSELGKEGRLEYVGACDVDAATAEKMSAEHGGSALTDWRELLDRVDLVSIATPTETHCEIACAFLENGVHVLVEKPIATSLAEADRMIAAAEGSGAKLMVGQLERFNPAMVSLRPHVTKPLYFEIHRVSPFPNRSLDVDVVLDVMIHDLDAVQWLVGEDVKVSEIRAVGIPVISDKVDAANARIEFENGAVANITASRIGTETIRKTRFYQTNAYVVLDYATKFASLTSLNPEASHPLLGISINRLEINDVEPLRAEITAFLDSIENDTATPVTGEDGRRALALAVGVLEKIEQHVSRLNVRKS from the coding sequence ATGGAAATTGCAAAAAAGCTCAGAGCGGCGGCGATCGGCGTCGGCTCTCTCGGCCGGCATCACGCCCGGAACTATTCCGAACTAGGCAAAGAAGGTCGGCTTGAATACGTCGGGGCCTGCGATGTTGACGCCGCAACGGCGGAAAAGATGTCGGCAGAACACGGCGGCTCCGCGTTGACCGACTGGCGCGAACTGCTCGATAGGGTCGATCTTGTCTCGATAGCAACGCCGACCGAGACGCATTGCGAGATCGCCTGCGCGTTCCTCGAAAACGGGGTTCACGTGCTGGTCGAAAAGCCGATCGCCACCTCGCTTGCCGAAGCAGACAGGATGATCGCGGCGGCCGAGGGCTCGGGGGCAAAGTTGATGGTCGGGCAGCTTGAGCGGTTCAATCCGGCGATGGTCTCACTGCGGCCGCACGTGACGAAACCGCTTTATTTTGAGATACACCGGGTCTCACCATTTCCCAATAGATCACTCGACGTGGACGTTGTGCTTGATGTGATGATCCACGATCTCGACGCGGTGCAATGGCTGGTCGGCGAAGATGTAAAGGTCAGCGAGATCAGGGCGGTTGGCATCCCGGTCATTTCAGATAAAGTTGACGCGGCGAATGCGAGAATTGAATTTGAGAACGGTGCCGTCGCAAATATTACAGCCTCGCGCATCGGCACCGAAACGATCCGCAAGACGCGCTTCTACCAGACGAACGCCTACGTTGTGCTCGACTATGCGACGAAGTTCGCGTCGCTAACGTCGCTCAACCCGGAGGCTTCGCACCCGCTGCTCGGGATATCGATAAACCGCCTTGAGATCAATGATGTGGAGCCGCTCAGAGCCGAGATAACCGCATTTCTCGACTCGATAGAGAATGACACCGCAACGCCCGTGACCGGCGAGGACGGCCGTCGGGCATTGGCTCTTGCCGTCGGGGTGCTCGAAAAGATCGAACAGCACGTCAGCCGACTAAATGTAAGAAAAAGCTAA
- a CDS encoding glycosyltransferase family 2 protein has product MLQAEATNFVKITEWFFLTYFILLNGTYLLLTLIALAVLPRFVGRQSIYKLPRPQSGFEPPVSLVVTAFNEEVVIIPTVYALLQLDYHEFEIIVVNDGSTDRTLDVLTKEFDLVEIPTAFRQRIEHKPVRGVHQSRKYPSLRVIDKENGGCKADASNAGINGARYGLFMPLDADTILNRDCLMLMVQPFLLNPDTIGVGGNVRILNGCGVLGGTLTRIGLPKNWLALFQVLEYSRAFLTSRVGWNHIDSLPLISGAFGLFNKEAVISVGGYSHTSLGEDMDLVLRMHRHFRLNRIPYRIDFVADPVCWTEVPETYGVLRKQRVRWQRGLFDCLWENRKLLFHPRSRGVGWLAFPFLLFLEGISPIIEVIGLVFFILTLAIGLSTPETVLAFTMLSFGTGFLLSVGGILIEELTFRTYPRTRDLLMLVLGAVVENFGYRQLNSIWRLEGTIKWLLRTESSWGVMTRSGGWTDPENEPAG; this is encoded by the coding sequence ATGCTTCAAGCCGAAGCCACAAACTTTGTCAAGATAACCGAGTGGTTCTTCCTGACATATTTTATCCTGCTTAATGGCACTTACCTGCTGTTGACTCTTATTGCGCTCGCGGTCCTCCCGCGATTTGTCGGCCGTCAGTCCATCTACAAGCTTCCGCGTCCACAGAGCGGTTTTGAGCCGCCGGTTTCGCTGGTCGTTACCGCATTCAATGAAGAGGTCGTTATCATCCCGACTGTTTATGCGCTGCTTCAGCTTGACTACCACGAGTTCGAGATCATCGTCGTGAATGATGGCTCGACCGACCGGACTCTCGACGTGCTGACGAAGGAATTTGATCTAGTCGAGATCCCAACGGCATTTCGCCAACGGATCGAACACAAGCCGGTCCGTGGTGTTCATCAATCGCGAAAATACCCGTCGCTGCGCGTCATCGATAAAGAGAACGGCGGCTGCAAAGCTGATGCTTCGAACGCCGGCATCAATGGCGCCCGTTATGGCCTTTTCATGCCGCTCGATGCCGATACGATACTCAATCGCGATTGCTTGATGCTGATGGTCCAACCGTTCCTACTCAATCCGGATACGATCGGGGTTGGCGGCAACGTGCGGATTCTTAACGGATGCGGTGTTTTAGGCGGCACTCTTACTCGAATCGGGCTGCCGAAAAACTGGCTCGCATTGTTTCAGGTGCTCGAGTATTCGCGTGCATTCCTGACAAGCCGAGTCGGTTGGAATCACATCGATTCGCTTCCGCTCATCTCAGGAGCGTTCGGCCTCTTCAACAAAGAAGCGGTCATCAGCGTCGGCGGTTACAGCCACACCTCGCTCGGTGAGGATATGGATCTCGTTCTGAGAATGCACCGGCACTTTCGCCTAAACCGGATACCGTACCGCATCGATTTCGTTGCCGACCCCGTATGCTGGACGGAAGTTCCCGAGACCTACGGGGTGCTTCGAAAACAGCGGGTCCGCTGGCAACGCGGCCTTTTCGACTGCCTATGGGAGAACCGCAAGCTTCTCTTTCATCCGAGAAGCCGCGGCGTTGGCTGGCTTGCGTTCCCATTTCTCCTTTTTCTTGAGGGCATCAGCCCGATCATCGAGGTGATCGGTCTGGTCTTTTTCATCTTGACCCTCGCAATTGGCCTTTCAACTCCCGAAACGGTGCTTGCATTCACAATGCTTTCATTCGGAACCGGTTTCTTGCTCTCGGTCGGCGGCATCCTCATTGAAGAGTTAACGTTCCGCACTTATCCGCGTACCCGCGACCTCCTGATGCTCGTTCTCGGGGCTGTTGTTGAAAACTTCGGCTACCGGCAGTTGAATTCGATATGGCGGCTTGAAGGGACGATCAAATGGCTTCTGCGGACCGAGTCAAGTTGGGGTGTTATGACCAGAAGCGGCGGCTGGACCGACCCCGAGAATGAGCCCGCCGGTTAG
- a CDS encoding serine hydrolase: protein MNQRISAYLAERIAANDFPSAVYLVAEKGEIVFHDALGNAVVEPEIIPARLDTIYDLASLTKPLVTGLLAARLVERDLISLDDDVGPILTNGTHAVASQATLGDLVTHRSGYPAWMPFFLLPGAPPFDPEDYGSSSANIDRICEYVRETILRFEARGHAPVVYSDLNFILIGFILELFSDLPLATQQLEITDRLRLQRTRFRGPGTPNRETAASEFGNQYERQTCIEKFPELGVSESAFRNYQIWGEVHDGNAYFMGGVAGHAGLFSTAEEVFEIALQFLPEHTKLLKPETCELFRTNFTPGMNEDRSFAFQLASTKDSTAGTRMSRESFGHNGFTGTSLWIDPVMDRIFVLLTNRTHAHPLPFVNINSVRRRFHDLAIEELEKN, encoded by the coding sequence ATGAACCAGCGGATTTCGGCGTATCTGGCAGAGCGAATCGCGGCAAACGACTTTCCGTCGGCGGTCTATCTGGTCGCGGAAAAGGGTGAGATCGTCTTTCATGATGCACTCGGAAATGCTGTCGTCGAACCTGAAATTATTCCCGCGAGGCTCGATACGATCTATGACCTTGCGAGTTTGACGAAGCCGTTGGTTACAGGCCTTCTCGCTGCACGCCTTGTCGAACGCGATCTGATCAGCTTAGATGACGACGTAGGCCCCATTCTCACGAACGGGACACATGCGGTGGCGAGCCAGGCCACGTTGGGCGATCTCGTAACTCATAGATCTGGTTATCCAGCCTGGATGCCCTTTTTTCTGTTACCCGGAGCTCCGCCATTCGACCCAGAAGATTACGGCAGTTCGAGTGCCAATATTGACCGAATTTGCGAGTATGTTCGAGAAACCATTCTTCGTTTTGAAGCTAGAGGACATGCTCCTGTCGTTTATAGCGACCTTAACTTTATTCTCATTGGCTTCATCCTCGAACTGTTCAGCGACCTTCCCTTAGCCACACAACAACTCGAAATTACCGACCGCCTGCGTCTTCAACGAACGCGTTTCCGTGGACCTGGTACACCTAATCGCGAGACCGCGGCTAGCGAGTTCGGCAATCAATATGAGCGCCAGACTTGCATCGAAAAGTTTCCCGAACTCGGTGTTTCTGAGTCTGCTTTCCGGAATTATCAGATCTGGGGTGAGGTTCATGATGGGAATGCCTACTTTATGGGCGGGGTTGCGGGGCATGCGGGGCTTTTTTCGACGGCTGAGGAAGTCTTTGAGATCGCATTGCAGTTTCTGCCCGAACATACAAAGCTTTTGAAACCGGAAACCTGCGAACTTTTCCGCACTAATTTTACACCGGGGATGAATGAGGACCGTTCGTTCGCCTTTCAGCTCGCCTCGACCAAAGATTCCACCGCCGGAACTCGAATGTCGCGGGAAAGCTTTGGCCACAATGGGTTTACGGGCACAAGCCTGTGGATCGACCCGGTCATGGATCGGATATTCGTGCTTTTGACCAACCGGACGCATGCCCATCCGCTACCATTCGTCAATATAAACTCGGTCCGGCGGCGATTTCACGACCTCGCGATCGAAGAGCTAGAGAAAAACTAA
- a CDS encoding response regulator produces MPAKHASKKGRNLILVVEDDPTIARLLNHWLAQRGYEVEILPNGRIAIDRISADEVLPKMVFLDIMMPFADGFEVLTNIRSRKAWKKVPVIMVTSKSSESTIVKAFEAGANDYVTKPFRPNELMMRMNRLLS; encoded by the coding sequence ATGCCCGCAAAACACGCATCGAAAAAGGGAAGGAACCTAATTCTTGTCGTTGAGGACGATCCGACAATAGCTCGGCTGCTCAACCATTGGCTTGCTCAACGCGGCTACGAGGTCGAGATCCTCCCCAATGGCCGCATCGCGATCGATCGCATCTCGGCCGACGAAGTCCTTCCGAAAATGGTCTTCCTCGACATTATGATGCCGTTTGCTGATGGCTTCGAGGTCCTCACCAACATCCGCTCGCGAAAGGCCTGGAAAAAGGTCCCGGTAATAATGGTCACCTCAAAATCGAGCGAATCCACTATTGTAAAAGCATTCGAGGCGGGTGCAAACGACTACGTAACGAAACCATTTCGTCCGAACGAACTAATGATGCGGATGAACCGACTCCTATCTTGA
- a CDS encoding glycosyltransferase family 39 protein → MGSLVSFSRSPLFRAGFFLLAVFVFFFGLTVPLLGPDEPRYSQVAREMFLRSDWVTPTLGGFHWFEKPALLYWLQIASYNIFGVNEFAARFGSALFGLGTAVCLYFAGNAVRRNETSGETTGIYLAEWLAMMTVSTLGILVFARGASFDIILTFPLTASLVGYFVADRSGVDETRKAYAGLAIFYLFMGIAVIAKGLVGFVFPFAIVAFYHVLSRTFPSKRVLLSVFWGVPVAIAAASLWYLPMYLRHGWEFIDEFFIQHHFQRYTSNKYQHPQPFHFFFWVLPLMTLPWLPFFFGGVWRATKQIISNFTSGRHDAEASDESEPLKPLVIFAFAWMSVPLVFFSFSGSKLPGYILPSVPAAIILAGVFARQFAARSANREVAIRFVAVAMLVVVIGIIQFALPSFAENDSVKKLAAAADSRGFAEKPIAGFLTINHNAEFYFSGRLLRTAEGRQRRLNGPADIPPLLRENGGEPVLLVLQQEHIQHLNKDPDAVCEVLETAGDYALAIARLR, encoded by the coding sequence ATGGGATCACTCGTTAGTTTTTCGCGTTCGCCGTTGTTTCGTGCAGGCTTTTTCCTGCTCGCCGTGTTCGTCTTTTTCTTTGGGCTCACCGTACCGCTGCTCGGGCCGGACGAGCCGCGATATTCGCAGGTCGCCCGCGAGATGTTTCTCCGCAGCGACTGGGTCACCCCGACGCTCGGCGGCTTTCATTGGTTCGAGAAGCCGGCCCTTCTCTATTGGCTGCAGATCGCCTCCTATAACATCTTTGGCGTAAATGAATTCGCCGCACGCTTTGGCTCCGCACTCTTCGGGCTCGGCACGGCCGTATGTCTTTACTTTGCGGGAAATGCTGTTCGGCGAAACGAAACCAGTGGCGAAACTACAGGCATATACCTTGCCGAGTGGCTTGCGATGATGACCGTTTCGACCCTCGGGATACTGGTCTTCGCCCGCGGAGCGAGCTTTGATATTATCCTCACCTTTCCGCTGACCGCATCACTCGTCGGATATTTTGTCGCCGATCGCTCCGGGGTGGATGAAACCCGAAAGGCATACGCCGGCCTAGCCATTTTCTACCTCTTCATGGGCATTGCCGTCATCGCCAAAGGACTCGTCGGCTTTGTTTTCCCGTTCGCGATCGTTGCGTTCTATCACGTTTTGAGCCGGACGTTTCCTTCAAAGCGGGTTCTGCTGAGCGTGTTTTGGGGCGTCCCTGTTGCCATCGCCGCGGCGTCGCTTTGGTATCTTCCGATGTATCTCCGCCACGGATGGGAATTCATCGATGAGTTCTTCATCCAGCACCATTTTCAGCGTTACACCTCAAACAAGTATCAACACCCGCAGCCGTTTCACTTTTTCTTTTGGGTGCTGCCGCTGATGACGCTGCCGTGGCTTCCCTTTTTCTTTGGCGGCGTTTGGCGGGCAACAAAGCAGATAATTTCGAATTTCACATCCGGCCGACACGACGCCGAAGCGAGCGACGAAAGCGAACCTCTAAAACCGCTCGTCATTTTCGCGTTTGCATGGATGTCCGTGCCGCTGGTTTTCTTTTCATTTTCCGGGTCGAAGCTCCCGGGATACATTCTACCGTCCGTGCCGGCGGCGATCATTCTTGCGGGTGTTTTCGCACGGCAGTTCGCGGCCCGTTCGGCCAACCGCGAAGTAGCGATCAGGTTTGTCGCCGTTGCAATGCTGGTCGTCGTCATCGGAATAATCCAATTCGCGCTACCGAGCTTTGCTGAGAACGACTCGGTCAAGAAACTGGCCGCCGCCGCCGATAGCCGCGGCTTTGCCGAAAAGCCCATCGCGGGGTTCTTAACGATAAATCATAATGCAGAGTTCTACTTCAGCGGCCGGCTTTTACGCACAGCGGAAGGCCGCCAGCGAAGGCTGAATGGCCCGGCTGACATCCCGCCGCTGCTCCGCGAAAATGGTGGCGAGCCGGTGTTGCTGGTCCTTCAGCAGGAACACATTCAACATCTCAACAAGGACCCCGACGCTGTTTGTGAAGTCCTCGAAACGGCCGGCGATTATGCGCTAGCCATTGCTCGGCTGCGTTAG
- a CDS encoding threonylcarbamoyl-AMP synthase: MSTVRTTDPKEAARLLIRGGVVAFPTETVYGLGAAIFDGAAIQRVFEAKGRPGDNPLIAHIGDVGQIDLLANELSTSAERLIEAFFPGPLTIVVKKTESVPAIATAGLATIGIRMPNSELAHEFLKECKTPVVAPSANISGRPSPTTWQAVLDDLDGRIDCILQGEPTDIGLESTVVDCSVEPPVLLRRGAVSIDELRAVVPLIRELTSGEAGAEKSPGLRHKHYSPRARVAIGSELPVGFAGRAAFIGIRKPEDVFAETRVVNSAEEYAAALFEFFRECDRRGIDLIVCEAVPETGLGAALMDRIRRAAE, encoded by the coding sequence ATTTCAACAGTAAGGACCACGGATCCGAAGGAAGCGGCCCGTTTGCTTATACGCGGCGGTGTGGTCGCGTTTCCGACCGAGACTGTTTACGGGCTCGGGGCGGCGATATTTGATGGAGCGGCGATCCAGCGGGTCTTTGAGGCCAAGGGGCGGCCCGGCGACAATCCGCTGATCGCGCACATTGGTGACGTCGGGCAGATCGACTTGCTGGCTAATGAGTTGAGTACGAGTGCCGAGCGATTGATAGAGGCATTTTTCCCTGGGCCGCTGACGATCGTCGTGAAAAAGACCGAATCGGTTCCGGCGATCGCGACCGCCGGACTTGCGACGATCGGCATCCGAATGCCGAACAGCGAGCTTGCCCACGAGTTTCTGAAAGAATGCAAAACTCCGGTCGTTGCTCCCTCGGCAAACATCTCCGGCCGGCCTAGTCCGACGACGTGGCAGGCGGTGCTTGACGACCTTGACGGCAGGATCGACTGCATCCTGCAGGGCGAGCCGACCGACATCGGGCTTGAATCAACGGTCGTCGATTGTTCGGTCGAGCCGCCTGTGCTGCTGCGACGCGGTGCAGTTTCGATCGACGAACTGAGAGCCGTTGTTCCTCTGATACGCGAACTCACATCTGGCGAGGCCGGTGCGGAAAAAAGTCCGGGGTTGAGGCACAAGCATTACTCGCCGCGAGCTAGAGTGGCGATCGGAAGCGAACTACCCGTGGGATTTGCCGGTCGGGCAGCATTCATCGGCATAAGGAAGCCTGAAGACGTATTCGCTGAAACTCGAGTTGTGAACTCGGCTGAAGAATATGCAGCAGCCCTGTTCGAGTTTTTTCGCGAATGCGACCGTCGCGGCATCGACCTAATAGTCTGCGAAGCGGTTCCCGAAACGGGCCTTGGGGCGGCACTGATGGACCGCATCCGCCGGGCAGCAGAGTAG